In Zingiber officinale cultivar Zhangliang chromosome 1A, Zo_v1.1, whole genome shotgun sequence, a genomic segment contains:
- the LOC121997101 gene encoding la-related protein 1B-like yields MAFPTPDSEFMPDDSELSSPSAAPSSALAALTESVRIAPPMTSVANARVPDDTNRYGSIGYDTVVGDGVNFPARKLKPRGATEAGWVLGAEPRPAQSESWQGSFVRPSLPDSAKELPLAPSSAAPFCGGGGGASSSSSSSNNPPRAPARAPPLPDHQRSHHRLAPAPHTGAVHRRGNIYNGQQRGSQSWVPPSPRGSHYGNQHHDERSGYGWHDPQVPVQNLYTGMPLPRMPGTGQPLMPQPTSPCVPYVYAPQRAQAQPPVSPMDYNGVASGYNAQFVTHPNPYASVPLDTYRMPFNNFQRPQPLTVAPSTISIRAPVDNRKLSLKRQIEYYFSVDNLCKDIFLRGKMDDQGWVPVSLIATFNMVKRVTTSTREILDALRDSTKLEIQAEKIRRREDWMRWLLPSMENPNGHGSMPHLTLNHDDSVIHPMQNLELGESSSQTIMSRTQTEVALDRGSASCSCNSQQDRDPSQLEELCHSGSDHEIGSDKS; encoded by the exons atGGCATTTCCGACGCCCGATAGCGAATTCATGCCGGACGACTCTGAACTCTCCTCTCCTTCGGCAGCGCCGTCTTCTGCCCTGGCGGCGCTCACCGAGTCGGTGAGAATCGCGCCTCCAATGACCTCCGTTGCCAACGCTCGCGTACCGGATGACACCAACCGATACGGGAGCATCGGCTATGACACCGTCGTCGGTGACGGTGTAAATTTTCCGGCTCGGAAATTGAAGCCTCGCGGCGCGACCGAGGCGGGTTGGGTTTTGGGTGCAGAGCCACGGCCCGCGCAGTCTGAGTCCTGGCAAGGGTCTTTCGTTAGACCTTCACTTCCGGACTCGGCGAAGGAGCTCCCGCTAGCACCGTCGTCGGCTGCTCCCTTC tgtggcggcggcggcggcgctagCAGCAGCAGTTCGtcgtctaacaaccctcccagaGCGCCTGCACGAGCTCCTCCGTTGCCCGATCATCAGAGGAGTCATCATCGTCTCGCGCCAGCACCACATACGGGCGCCGTTCACCGCCGAGGCAACATATACAACGGCCAGCAGAGGGGAAGCCAAAGCTGGGTCCCTCCTAGTCCTAGGGGATCGCACTACGGGAATCAGCACCATGATGAGAGAAGTGGCTACGGTTGGCACGACCCTCAAGTCCCCGTCCAAAATCTCTACACAGGGATGCCGTTGCCACGGATGCCGGGGACGGGACAGCCATTGATGCCCCAGCCAACAAGTCCGTGTGTGCCATATGTCTACGCGCCACAGCGTGCTCAGGCCCAGCCTCCTGTAAGTCCCATGGACTACAACG GCGTTGCCTCTGGATACAATGCCCAATTCGTGACGCATCCGAATCCCTATGCGAGTGTGCCGCTCGACACTTATCGAATGCCTTTCAACAATTTCCAAAGGCCACAGCCGCTGACTGTGGCTCCTTCCACAATCAGTATTCGTGCTCCGGTTGACAATCGGAAACTGAGCTTGAAGCGGCAGATTGAATACTattttag CGTGGATAATCTCTGTAAAGACATTTTTTTACGTGGCAAGATGGATGATCAAGGTTGGGTTCCCGTCTCATTGATTGCTACCTTCAACATG GTCAAAAGGGTGACCACAAGCACAAGGGAGATATTGGATGCTCTAAGAGATTCGACAAAACTTGAAATACAG GCAGAGAAAATTAGAAGACGCGAGGATTGGATGAGATGGTTACTGCCCTCGATGGAAAATCCAAATGGTCATGGTTCCATGCCTCACTTGACATTGAACCATGATGATTCAGTCATCCACCCCATGCAGAATCTCGAATTAGGGGAATCTTCCAGCCAGACCATCATGAGTCGTACTCAAACTGAGGTAGCACTTGATAGGGGATCAGCATCTTGTAGCTGCAACAGCCAGCAGGATAGAGATCCATCTCAACTAGAAGAACTTTGCCACAGCGGTTCAGATCATGAAATAGGCAGTGACAAAAGCTAA
- the LOC122021781 gene encoding uncharacterized protein LOC122021781: MSSMDRLVSSTFSSRTAAPLRHHLARVRPFHPLRSPSDLKFGPWLTPRRPLKVDASLISRRDGPLPGLTRPSGALISRSQGESVGGRGESDGVSARKVARSVVVALSVIILAVVQPILAQPSFATVQSAAKSSEHFIKSELLSSAWTGFFAGCLHTLSGPDHLAALAPLSIGRTRIESAIVGSLWGCGHDAGQMIFGLLFLLLKDRLHIEIIRTWGTRVVGITLLVIGAMGIREASEVPAPCVALENGECLAEPLDISSTVRKKIGFATFATGIVHGLQPDALMMVLPALALPSRAAGAAFLCMFLIGTVFAMGSYTVFIGSCTEALKERVPKITEKLTWAASLVAISLGFALLISQLFGFSLY; this comes from the exons ATGTCTTCCATGGATAGGCTCGTCTCCTCCACGTTCTCTTCTCGGACGGCTGCACCCCTGCGCCACCATCTCGCTAGGGTTCGCCCTTTCCATCCGCTTCGATCCCCCTCCGATCTAAAGTTTGGGCCTTGGTTGACCCCGCGTCGGCCCCTCAAGGTCGATGCATCGTTGATCTCCAGACGGGACGGGCCGCTTCCTGGCCTCACGCGCCCTTCTGGCGCTCTGATTTCTCGGTCGCAGGGTGAATCCGTCGGTGGTAGAGGAGAATCGGATGGGGTTTCTGCACGAAAG GTTGCACGATCAGTTGTGGTTGCCCTTTCAGTAATTATACTTGCAGTAGTCCAACCTATTCTAGCGCAACCTTCATTTGCAACAGTGCAGTCTGCCGCAAAATCCAGTGAACACTTCATCAAATCTGAGTTACTAAGCAGTGCTTGGACTGGCTTTTTTGCTGGTTGCCTTCATACATTATCTGGTCCTGACCATCTTGCTGCCTTAGCTCCCTTGTCCATCGGAAGAACAAGAATAGAGAGTGCTATAGTTGGATCCCTTTGGGGTTGCGGTCATGATGCAGGTCAAATGATTTTTGGATTGCTGTTTCTTCTGCTCAAAGATCGTTTACACATCGAGATCATTCGCACCTGGGGAACTAGAGTTGTCGGTATAACTCTTCTAGTCATAGGTGCTATGGGAATACGAGAGGCTTCTGAGGTACCCGCCCCTTGTGTTGCTCTCGAGAATGGTGAGTGCCTTGCTGAGCCACTGGATATTAGCTCCACAGTGAGGAAAAAAATTGGATTTGCGACTTTTGCAACCGGTATTGTGCATGGTCTGCAACCGGATGCACTGATGATGGTCTTGCCCGCACTAGCACTTCCATCCCGGGCGGCTGGTGCTGCCTTCCTATGCATGTTTCTTATAGGTACTGTGTTTGCGATGGGGAGTTACACAGTATTCATCGGTTCATGCACGGAAGCACTGAAAGAGAGGGTACCTAAGATTACAGAGAAACTGACATGGGCGGCTTCACTAGTTGCTATATCTCTGGGATTTGCTCTTCTTATTAGTCAGCTCTTTGGCTTCAGCTTGTACTAA